DNA from Papio anubis isolate 15944 chromosome 1, Panubis1.0, whole genome shotgun sequence:
GCAGGGCAGAACAGGCTGGAAAGGAGCTCTCACTGATGGTTCTCAATGTCAGCCTCAGCAGGAGCCCACCAGAGGGCAGAAGCAGGAGTTGTGCCAACCACTGGGAaaagggcaatcaggcaaggcaATACCCTGGCTGGAAGAGGGGAAGCTGCCTTGGCCTAGTTGTGGAGGATGAAAGATGGAGTGGCCAGGCCCTCCCTCCCACTAACCCCACCCTCCCATCCCTGTCTAGAGGGGCTGACTCAGCCTGTTCCCAGGCCTAGAACCTTCCCTTTGCTAAACCCTGGATCCTTTGTCTCTGTAGTCATGAGGCTGAAGGGGGTGGGGACAGTGTTGATAAAAGGCACTAGAGGCAGCTCCCACACCCTTCCTCAGAACTGCTGCCCACATGCAGCCCCGGACACAGCCCCTAGCCCAAACCCTACCTTTCTTCCTCGGAGGGGCCCCTCAAGACACTGGGCTGCGGGTGCCTGTCATTAAGATGGGCACAGGGTGGGAGGGCT
Protein-coding regions in this window:
- the LENEP gene encoding lens epithelial cell protein LEP503 — its product is MQPRTQPLAQTLPFFLGGAPQDTGLRVPVIKMGTGWEGFQRTLKEVAYILLCCWCIKELLD